One stretch of Gammaproteobacteria bacterium DNA includes these proteins:
- a CDS encoding EAL domain-containing protein, with protein sequence MPHVDTILIIDDTPANLAVLVEHLEERGLRVVIAQDGSEGLERAEYVRPDLILLDVMMPGIDGFETCRQLKAAATTRDVPVIFMTALEDASHKILGFGAGAVDYVTKPLHIAEVSARVGAHLALRVMQRLLADQNSLLQHEIVVREQTERSLQAAREELEQRVAHRTADLAKANLALMAEVSERACAEEAIREREARIRRLVESNIIGVFFWDLSGVITYANDAFLRIVGYTRDELQSGQMDWSKLTPAEYRAADTHASDELARTARCTPYEKEYFHKNGHRIPALIGRTFFEGSKNQGVAFVVDLSERKRAEKRIRHMAHHDALTGLPNRVLFRDRLNQSIALARRNDQRVAVLFADLDHFKHINDSLGHHIGDRLLRVAGRRLKRCLRAGDTVARLGGDEFVIGLPALTDNDDAMVIADKVLQALREPFRIDGQELHVTGSIGISLYPGDALDTEGLMRAADTAMYHAKDRGRDNYQFFLPRLNEAVQRRLTIANLLHHALQRGELQLHYQPQVRLPDGKIFAAEALVRWQPPELGPIPAAEFIKVAEDTALVVPLGEWVIRTACAQLSRWRAAGYPDLCIAVNLSPYQFRRPGMAELIATVLKETGLPPSALEMEITEGVLVMQNFDNISLLKQLAGMGVRLAVDDFGTGYSSLAYLQRLPLHALKVDQSFVSGIGEDPNDTAIVTAIIAMAQNLHLQVIAEGVENREQIAFLQKHGCFAAQGFYYSKAVTAEAFTALLRGEVPIPQTREGVA encoded by the coding sequence ATGCCACACGTCGACACGATTCTGATCATCGACGACACGCCAGCCAATTTGGCGGTGTTAGTGGAGCATTTGGAGGAACGCGGTCTTCGTGTCGTCATTGCGCAAGATGGCAGCGAAGGATTGGAACGCGCCGAGTATGTGCGGCCCGATTTGATTTTGCTCGACGTTATGATGCCAGGCATCGACGGCTTCGAGACCTGCCGTCAGCTGAAGGCGGCAGCGACGACACGCGACGTGCCGGTAATCTTTATGACGGCGCTCGAAGACGCCAGTCACAAAATCTTGGGCTTCGGCGCCGGCGCTGTCGATTATGTCACTAAGCCGCTGCATATCGCCGAAGTGTCGGCACGCGTCGGTGCGCATCTGGCGCTACGTGTTATGCAACGTCTATTGGCCGATCAGAATTCCTTACTACAACATGAAATTGTTGTGCGTGAGCAAACCGAGCGTTCGCTGCAAGCGGCGCGCGAGGAGCTCGAACAGCGGGTGGCGCACCGTACCGCCGATCTGGCGAAGGCGAATCTGGCGTTGATGGCGGAAGTCTCGGAGCGCGCATGCGCGGAAGAGGCGATACGCGAGCGCGAAGCGCGCATTCGCCGATTGGTCGAGTCCAATATCATCGGCGTATTTTTTTGGGACTTAAGCGGCGTCATCACTTACGCCAATGATGCTTTTTTACGCATCGTGGGTTACACGCGCGACGAGTTGCAGTCGGGCCAGATGGATTGGTCAAAATTGACGCCAGCGGAATATCGCGCGGCCGATACCCATGCTAGTGACGAGCTTGCCCGAACCGCGCGCTGCACACCGTATGAAAAGGAATACTTTCATAAGAATGGGCACCGCATACCGGCGCTGATCGGCAGAACGTTTTTTGAAGGCTCCAAGAATCAGGGGGTCGCCTTCGTCGTTGATTTGAGCGAGCGCAAGCGTGCGGAAAAGCGCATCCGTCACATGGCGCATCACGATGCACTCACCGGGTTGCCGAATCGGGTGCTATTCCGCGATCGGCTGAATCAGTCGATCGCGTTGGCACGACGCAATGATCAGCGGGTAGCGGTGTTGTTCGCCGATCTCGATCACTTCAAACATATTAACGACTCGCTCGGACATCACATCGGCGATCGTTTGTTGCGTGTCGCCGGTCGCCGACTGAAGCGTTGCCTGCGTGCCGGCGATACCGTCGCTCGGCTCGGCGGCGATGAATTCGTCATCGGCTTACCGGCGCTTACCGACAACGACGACGCCATGGTGATCGCGGATAAGGTGTTGCAGGCGTTGCGCGAGCCGTTTCGCATTGATGGACAGGAGCTGCATGTGACCGGCAGTATCGGCATTAGCTTGTATCCCGGCGATGCGCTCGATACCGAGGGTCTGATGCGAGCCGCCGATACGGCGATGTATCACGCTAAGGATCGCGGGCGCGACAACTATCAGTTCTTTTTGCCGAGACTGAACGAGGCGGTGCAACGACGGCTGACGATCGCCAATTTATTGCACCATGCGTTGCAACGCGGCGAGTTGCAGTTGCATTACCAACCGCAGGTACGGTTGCCGGACGGCAAGATATTCGCCGCCGAGGCGTTAGTACGTTGGCAACCACCGGAGCTCGGGCCGATTCCTGCAGCCGAGTTCATTAAGGTGGCGGAAGACACGGCGTTGGTGGTGCCGTTGGGCGAATGGGTGATACGCACCGCGTGTGCGCAATTGAGCCGCTGGCGTGCCGCCGGCTATCCGGATCTCTGTATCGCCGTCAATTTATCACCGTACCAATTTCGCCGGCCGGGAATGGCGGAGTTGATCGCGACAGTCCTTAAGGAAACCGGTTTGCCGCCGAGCGCATTGGAAATGGAGATTACCGAGGGTGTGTTGGTGATGCAGAATTTCGACAACATCAGCTTACTGAAACAACTCGCCGGCATGGGCGTGCGACTCGCGGTCGACGATTTCGGTACCGGTTATTCGAGTTTGGCGTATTTACAGCGTTTGCCGTTGCACGCACTCAAGGTCGATCAGTCGTTCGTCAGCGGCATCGGTGAGGATCCGAACGACACTGCGATCGTGACCGCCATCATTGCTATGGCGCAGAATCTACACTTACAAGTAATTGCTGAAGGCGTCGAGAATCGGGAGCAGATTGCGTTCCTGCAGAAGCACGGGTGTTTCGCCGCCCAGGGTTTTTACTACAGCAAGGCGGTAACGGCCGAGGCGTTTACGGCGTTATTACGCGGGGAGGTGCCCATTCCGCAAACCCGCGAAGGAGTGGCGTGA
- a CDS encoding response regulator: MQLKLRASIILAVIVGLMIPATVSSMLTLGQRERELDQRLASDHQRLTEIMALGMQEPLWTFNAQTARPLLDSVLSDPRVVGAVVRDMRLGIFLAQEHPERRSGRQFTLERQVVYGGNNVIGSVAVEMDTGLLDVAVTADRWSFGLTVVGQLLLSLLLIVALLQLRLLAPIRRLLQESDRLARRELAAPFVWRRNDEIGSLGSSLERTRQSLRTLFGQLESKNRELQDDIERRALIEQELQRHRDHLEELIKERTAELQVAKERAELASSAKSQFLANMSHELRTPLNAILGYAQILKREPRLTEQQAAGINTIHQSGDHLLMLINDVLDLARIEAGKFELCPAPLNIATFLRLLVEIVYVRAEQKSLLFQCDAAPELPEAVLVDEKRLRQVLLNLLANAVKFTDRGEVMLRVRALANGNAHAYLRFEIEDTGIGVAPEKADAIFEPFEQAGDVHHRLGGTGLGLAISRQLVRLMGSEIYLESRPGSGSRFWFDLRLPIASTKSVVVPLTGMITGYHGVRKRVLVVDDVAENRAVAVDMFATLGFLTTEAKNGLEALPQVETFNPDLILMDVVMPELDGLETTRRLRQRYDCDQLPIVAVSARASRGDETQALAAGADAFVPKPIDFDKLLLMIGELLQLTWIRQPNVEPVPEVEPRGPLVPPPPAELDVLYQLAKAGSMRDVRRRAAHVAGLGDQYRPFADRLRTLAQHYQSRAILAFVEEYRDVSQSQE, translated from the coding sequence ATGCAACTAAAGCTACGCGCTTCCATCATACTGGCTGTGATTGTGGGGCTTATGATCCCGGCGACGGTCAGCAGTATGTTGACCCTCGGCCAACGCGAGCGTGAGCTCGACCAGCGGTTGGCGTCGGACCATCAGCGTCTGACGGAAATCATGGCGCTCGGTATGCAAGAGCCGCTGTGGACTTTTAATGCGCAAACGGCGCGGCCGCTATTGGACTCCGTGCTCAGCGACCCCCGCGTGGTTGGGGCGGTTGTGCGCGATATGAGACTCGGTATCTTTCTGGCGCAGGAACATCCGGAGCGGCGCAGCGGTCGACAATTTACGCTCGAGCGGCAAGTGGTTTACGGTGGCAACAATGTCATCGGTTCGGTGGCGGTGGAAATGGACACCGGCTTGCTCGATGTCGCGGTCACGGCCGATCGCTGGAGCTTCGGGCTAACGGTCGTCGGCCAATTGTTGTTGAGCCTGTTGTTGATCGTCGCGTTGTTGCAGCTGCGATTGCTGGCGCCGATTCGACGATTGTTACAGGAATCCGATCGGCTCGCGCGGCGCGAGCTGGCGGCGCCGTTCGTTTGGCGGCGCAACGACGAAATCGGCAGCCTCGGCAGCAGTCTCGAGCGCACGCGCCAATCGTTGCGAACGCTGTTTGGCCAGCTGGAATCCAAAAACCGCGAGCTGCAAGACGACATCGAGCGGCGCGCATTGATCGAGCAAGAGTTACAGCGTCATCGCGATCATCTGGAAGAGCTAATTAAGGAGCGTACCGCCGAGCTGCAGGTAGCGAAGGAGCGGGCTGAGCTGGCAAGTAGCGCCAAGAGCCAGTTCCTCGCCAATATGAGCCACGAATTGCGCACGCCGTTGAACGCGATATTGGGCTACGCACAAATACTTAAACGTGAGCCGCGGCTGACGGAGCAACAAGCGGCCGGTATCAACACCATTCACCAAAGCGGCGATCACTTGTTGATGCTGATCAACGATGTTCTGGATCTGGCGCGGATCGAAGCCGGTAAATTCGAGCTCTGTCCGGCGCCATTGAATATCGCCACATTCCTGCGATTGCTGGTCGAAATCGTATATGTAAGGGCCGAGCAGAAGAGTTTGCTATTTCAATGCGATGCCGCGCCGGAGCTACCGGAGGCCGTGCTGGTCGACGAAAAGAGGTTGCGCCAAGTATTGCTAAACCTGCTGGCCAACGCGGTCAAATTTACCGATCGTGGTGAAGTGATGTTGCGCGTCAGAGCGTTGGCGAACGGCAATGCCCACGCCTACTTGCGCTTCGAGATTGAAGATACCGGCATCGGCGTCGCACCGGAAAAAGCGGATGCGATTTTCGAGCCGTTCGAGCAAGCCGGCGATGTGCACCATCGGCTCGGTGGCACCGGTCTAGGCTTAGCCATCAGTCGGCAGCTGGTGCGGTTGATGGGTAGCGAGATTTATCTGGAAAGTCGGCCGGGGAGCGGCAGTCGTTTTTGGTTCGATTTGCGTTTGCCGATTGCGTCGACCAAGTCGGTTGTTGTGCCGCTGACCGGCATGATCACCGGCTACCACGGCGTGCGTAAGCGTGTGCTCGTGGTCGATGATGTCGCTGAAAACCGTGCGGTGGCGGTCGACATGTTTGCAACGTTGGGTTTCTTGACGACTGAAGCTAAAAACGGACTGGAAGCACTGCCGCAAGTCGAAACATTCAATCCCGATTTGATTTTGATGGACGTTGTCATGCCGGAGTTGGACGGCCTGGAAACGACGCGGCGCTTGCGCCAACGTTATGACTGCGACCAGTTACCGATCGTTGCCGTCTCGGCACGGGCCTCGCGTGGCGATGAGACGCAAGCGCTCGCCGCCGGTGCCGATGCCTTCGTGCCGAAGCCGATCGATTTCGACAAGCTGTTATTGATGATCGGCGAGCTGTTGCAGTTAACATGGATTCGGCAACCGAACGTCGAGCCGGTACCGGAGGTTGAGCCGCGCGGGCCGTTAGTTCCGCCACCGCCGGCAGAATTGGACGTCCTGTATCAATTGGCCAAAGCCGGCAGTATGCGCGATGTTCGCCGGCGCGCTGCGCACGTCGCCGGGTTGGGCGATCAATACCGTCCATTCGCCGATAGGCTGCGCACGTTAGCGCAGCATTATCAATCCAGAGCTATCCTCGCATTCGTGGAGGAGTATCGAGATGTCAGCCAGTCACAGGAGTGA